One Proteinivorax tanatarense DNA segment encodes these proteins:
- the rpmA gene encoding 50S ribosomal protein L27: MLKFNLQLFAQKKGVGSSKNGRDSISKRLGVKRQAGQFVTAGSIIVRQRGTKIHPGQNVGIGGDDTLFAKTDGVVSFQSKGKNRKIASISPVTEAIGS, encoded by the coding sequence ATGCTTAAATTTAACCTTCAATTATTTGCACAGAAAAAGGGTGTTGGTAGCTCTAAAAACGGTCGAGATAGTATTTCCAAAAGGCTTGGAGTAAAAAGACAAGCTGGACAGTTTGTAACTGCTGGCTCAATTATCGTTCGTCAACGAGGAACTAAGATTCATCCAGGACAAAATGTTGGCATTGGCGGTGACGATACACTTTTTGCCAAAACAGATGGTGTTGTAAGCTTTCAATCAAAAGGGAAAAATAGAAAAATAGCTTCTATTTCTCCAGTGACTGAAGCAATAGGTAGTTAA
- a CDS encoding ribosomal-processing cysteine protease Prp, producing MIKVKILKDGKDFSGYVVKGHSRYADRGNDIVCAGASSLTQTTAITLEKKLNLNLNIEVDDEKGYLRVVYPNNLSPLLQESVNLITEHMLIGLKEIEKQYGQYILVNVIEN from the coding sequence ATGATTAAGGTTAAGATTCTTAAGGATGGCAAGGATTTTTCAGGTTATGTTGTCAAAGGGCATTCACGATATGCTGATAGGGGAAATGACATAGTTTGTGCAGGGGCATCATCATTAACCCAGACTACTGCTATAACTTTAGAAAAGAAACTGAACTTAAATTTAAATATTGAAGTTGATGATGAAAAGGGTTATCTGCGGGTTGTTTATCCCAACAACTTGTCACCATTATTACAAGAAAGTGTAAACCTTATTACAGAACATATGCTAATAGGTTTAAAAGAAATTGAGAAGCAATATGGACAGTATATATTAGTTAACGTAATAGAAAACTAA
- the rplU gene encoding 50S ribosomal protein L21, giving the protein MYAVIKTGGKQYKVSEGDVIKIEKLAAEVDETVELNDVLAVANGEDFKVGTPLVEGAKVQAKVLEHDKAKKVYIFKFKRRKKYRKKQGHRQPFTKILIEKIDA; this is encoded by the coding sequence ATGTACGCAGTTATTAAAACTGGTGGAAAGCAGTATAAGGTTTCAGAAGGTGATGTAATTAAAATTGAAAAACTTGCTGCTGAAGTTGACGAAACTGTTGAGCTTAATGATGTATTAGCCGTTGCTAATGGAGAAGACTTTAAAGTTGGAACTCCTTTAGTGGAAGGGGCTAAAGTACAAGCTAAAGTATTAGAGCATGATAAAGCTAAAAAAGTTTACATTTTTAAGTTTAAGCGCAGAAAAAAATATCGCAAAAAGCAAGGACATCGTCAGCCTTTCACTAAAATTCTAATTGAAAAAATTGATGCATAG
- a CDS encoding Rne/Rng family ribonuclease, translating into MKKEIVISYHDDNVRVALREDEKLVEFYVEQEENSQKVGNIYKGKVKDILPGMQAAFVDIGFSKNAFLYVGDILTNDRESNEEKIEKLLTPNQDILVQVTKEQMGTKGARITCNLTVPGRYLVLMPFNNYIGISRRIEDEYERNRLKSIAERIKHQHYGIIIRTVAEGIAEEKLHKDLDFLLGLWSNIEDNYKSYTSPSMVFSDLDLVGRALRDLFDKQVDYLYIDDKTQYNKIRNILSIKSPKLIDKVKLYTLKNPIFYQFGIDKELQKAFDRKIWLKSGGYLIIDQLEALTVIDVNTGKFVGSKNLEDTVIRTNIEAAAEICRQIRLRDLSGIIIIDFIDMPKDEHKELILRLLEEEMKKDHTKGQILGITQLGLVEITRKKIRKGIYNAMQQKCPTCNGNGRLMNQFTENMFLEDKIKNYVFLNPSKAYKIKANCPKLRFLTDKKCQLEEELNCHLILEEIKKEDGFEIMAFD; encoded by the coding sequence TTGAAAAAGGAAATAGTAATTAGCTACCATGATGATAACGTAAGAGTTGCTTTACGAGAAGATGAAAAGTTAGTAGAGTTTTATGTAGAGCAAGAGGAAAACTCCCAAAAAGTAGGTAACATTTATAAAGGAAAGGTAAAGGATATCTTACCAGGCATGCAAGCTGCATTTGTGGATATAGGTTTTTCTAAAAATGCCTTTTTATATGTAGGGGATATTTTAACTAATGATCGGGAAAGCAATGAAGAAAAAATTGAAAAGCTATTAACGCCTAACCAAGATATCCTAGTTCAGGTAACAAAAGAACAAATGGGAACAAAAGGAGCTAGAATAACCTGTAATTTGACGGTTCCAGGTCGTTATTTGGTGTTAATGCCTTTTAATAACTATATTGGTATTTCACGTAGAATTGAGGATGAATACGAAAGAAATAGACTTAAGTCTATAGCTGAAAGAATAAAACACCAACATTATGGTATAATTATACGGACCGTTGCTGAAGGTATAGCTGAAGAAAAACTTCACAAAGATTTAGATTTTTTACTTGGACTTTGGAGTAATATCGAAGATAATTATAAAAGTTATACTAGTCCGTCAATGGTCTTTAGTGATTTAGATTTGGTTGGGAGAGCTTTAAGGGACCTTTTTGATAAACAAGTAGACTACCTTTATATTGATGACAAAACACAATACAATAAAATACGCAATATACTGAGCATAAAAAGCCCTAAGTTAATAGATAAAGTAAAGCTATATACTCTTAAAAACCCCATTTTTTATCAATTTGGCATTGATAAAGAACTGCAGAAAGCCTTTGATAGAAAAATTTGGCTTAAAAGTGGCGGTTATTTAATTATCGACCAGCTAGAAGCTTTAACAGTAATTGATGTAAATACAGGGAAATTTGTGGGAAGTAAAAACTTGGAAGACACAGTAATACGGACAAACATTGAAGCTGCTGCCGAAATATGTAGGCAAATTAGGTTAAGGGATCTAAGTGGAATTATTATAATTGATTTTATTGATATGCCAAAGGATGAGCACAAAGAGCTTATACTAAGGCTTTTAGAGGAAGAAATGAAAAAAGATCATACTAAAGGTCAAATATTAGGAATTACGCAGCTGGGGCTTGTGGAGATTACTCGTAAAAAGATTAGAAAAGGAATTTACAATGCCATGCAACAAAAATGCCCTACATGTAACGGAAATGGTAGGTTGATGAATCAATTTACAGAAAATATGTTTTTAGAAGATAAAATTAAAAACTATGTTTTTTTAAACCCTAGCAAGGCATATAAAATAAAAGCGAATTGTCCTAAGCTACGCTTTTTAACTGACAAAAAGTGTCAGCTTGAGGAGGAACTAAATTGCCATTTGATTTTAGAGGAGATAAAGAAAGAAGACGGATTTGAAATAATGGCGTTTGACTAA
- a CDS encoding TIGR03936 family radical SAM-associated protein produces the protein MPKYWLKYVKGEEARFISHLDILRAIERTFRRGQIPVEYTKGFNKRPKVSFATPLSLGVTSKGEYVEIALTEEWSEIHLEDELNKALPIGLGISGVRKLHGKMPTLGSLVKAAQYNAFTDFSLPKEKLVDFLQKRDVIITRESKRKTREINIRPLVYEIKQENTGLSFLIAQGSEQNLRPAELLLALNVKNFQLHKKETYFRIEEKLVAPFKWLEKAEM, from the coding sequence ATGCCTAAATATTGGTTAAAATATGTTAAGGGAGAAGAGGCACGGTTTATCTCCCACTTAGATATTTTAAGAGCTATTGAAAGAACTTTTAGAAGGGGACAGATACCAGTAGAATACACTAAGGGATTTAACAAAAGACCTAAAGTTAGCTTTGCTACTCCTTTATCTTTAGGTGTAACCAGTAAAGGTGAATATGTAGAAATTGCTTTAACTGAAGAATGGTCAGAAATACACTTAGAAGATGAGTTAAATAAGGCTTTACCTATTGGGTTGGGCATAAGTGGTGTAAGGAAATTGCATGGAAAAATGCCAACCTTAGGTTCTTTAGTAAAAGCTGCACAATACAACGCATTTACTGACTTCTCCCTCCCTAAAGAAAAATTAGTTGACTTTTTGCAGAAAAGAGATGTTATAATAACAAGGGAGTCCAAAAGGAAAACTAGAGAAATAAACATCAGGCCTTTAGTATATGAGATCAAACAAGAAAACACAGGACTATCCTTTTTAATAGCTCAGGGAAGTGAGCAAAATTTAAGACCGGCAGAACTTTTGCTGGCACTAAATGTAAAGAACTTTCAGCTGCATAAAAAAGAGACTTATTTTAGAATAGAAGAGAAGTTAGTTGCGCCCTTTAAGTGGTTAGAAAAAGCTGAAATGTAA
- a CDS encoding TIGR03960 family B12-binding radical SAM protein, giving the protein MKQLNDINYNQLLHEVEKPSRYTGSELNSVKKNWDEMNLNVLLAFPDIYEVAMSHLGFKILYHVINSQTKYWSQRVNMPWIDYEEKLMENNIPLSSLEEFRPLNEFDVIGFTLQYEMSYTNILRMLELGKVPVKTKDRSNQHPLVIAGGPCAFNPEPLNQFIDAFILGEGEEVTLEVLNVIEQGKKEGISKETLLENLVNVEGVYVPSLYKATDINGQFAGLNPVAEGIPTKINKRIVKDIDKSPFPQELVVPFMEIVHDRIMLEICRGCTRGCRFCQAGMLYRPVREKSMDVLVSQAEKLIRSTGYGEISLSSLSSADYSQINQLVEKLMEKHQQQNVGISLPSLRVDSFSIQLAEMVQQVRKTGLTFAPEAGTQRLRDVINKNVTEQNLINAVTEAFNSGWHKVKLYFMIGLPTETYKDLDGIVDLAFKVIKAYKDVHGKKGKLQVTVSTSSFVPKAHTPFQWLPQMSQKELASRQDYLKDKLRSKQITYNWHDTRISFIEAVFARGGRELSDVLYAAWEKGCKLDGWDNHFNYEKWMESFAEANVNPQKYAYGMWDVDAVLPWDHISSGVDKHYMQKEYKKAYKQLITEDCSFDKCSGCGICKNLGYDTKKVRRGDNA; this is encoded by the coding sequence ATGAAACAATTAAACGACATCAATTATAATCAATTATTACATGAAGTAGAAAAACCTTCTAGATACACCGGTAGTGAGTTAAACTCTGTTAAAAAGAATTGGGATGAAATGAATCTAAATGTTCTTTTAGCCTTTCCTGATATATATGAAGTAGCTATGTCACATTTAGGGTTTAAAATTTTATACCACGTTATTAATAGTCAAACTAAATATTGGTCTCAAAGAGTAAATATGCCTTGGATTGACTACGAAGAAAAACTAATGGAGAACAATATTCCATTATCATCGTTAGAAGAGTTTAGACCATTAAATGAGTTTGATGTTATAGGATTCACTTTACAGTATGAAATGAGTTACACCAATATATTACGGATGTTAGAACTTGGAAAAGTGCCAGTTAAAACAAAAGACAGGAGTAATCAACACCCCTTAGTTATCGCTGGAGGTCCCTGTGCATTTAATCCAGAACCATTAAATCAGTTTATCGATGCTTTTATACTTGGAGAAGGAGAGGAAGTTACTTTAGAAGTGCTAAATGTTATAGAACAGGGAAAGAAAGAAGGTATTTCAAAGGAAACGTTATTAGAAAATTTAGTGAATGTTGAAGGGGTGTATGTTCCTTCATTGTATAAAGCAACTGATATTAATGGGCAGTTTGCTGGATTGAACCCAGTTGCAGAAGGAATTCCAACTAAAATAAATAAGCGTATTGTAAAAGATATTGATAAATCACCATTTCCACAAGAACTAGTAGTACCATTTATGGAGATTGTACATGATAGAATAATGCTTGAAATTTGTAGAGGCTGTACTAGAGGTTGTCGATTTTGTCAGGCCGGAATGCTTTATAGGCCAGTTAGAGAAAAGTCTATGGATGTGTTAGTTAGCCAAGCGGAAAAATTAATTAGAAGTACAGGATATGGGGAAATTTCCTTAAGTTCTTTAAGTAGTGCAGATTATTCACAGATTAATCAATTAGTAGAAAAGCTTATGGAAAAACACCAACAACAAAACGTTGGTATTTCTCTTCCTTCTTTAAGGGTTGATTCTTTTTCGATACAGTTAGCTGAAATGGTGCAGCAAGTGCGAAAAACTGGTTTAACCTTTGCGCCTGAAGCAGGTACTCAAAGATTGCGAGATGTTATTAACAAAAATGTAACTGAGCAAAACTTAATAAATGCTGTTACAGAAGCATTTAACTCTGGATGGCATAAAGTAAAACTTTATTTTATGATTGGGTTACCTACTGAAACATACAAAGACCTAGATGGTATAGTTGACTTAGCTTTTAAGGTAATAAAAGCTTATAAAGATGTCCATGGGAAAAAAGGAAAACTGCAAGTAACTGTTAGCACATCATCATTTGTTCCCAAAGCTCATACTCCTTTCCAATGGCTTCCTCAAATGTCACAAAAAGAACTTGCAAGCAGACAAGATTATTTAAAAGATAAGCTTAGATCCAAACAGATTACTTATAACTGGCATGATACTAGAATTAGCTTTATAGAAGCAGTTTTTGCAAGGGGGGGAAGAGAACTCTCCGATGTTTTGTATGCCGCTTGGGAAAAAGGGTGCAAATTAGATGGTTGGGACAACCACTTTAACTATGAAAAATGGATGGAGAGCTTTGCAGAGGCAAATGTAAACCCACAAAAATATGCCTATGGCATGTGGGATGTTGATGCAGTGCTTCCATGGGATCATATATCTTCTGGTGTTGATAAACACTATATGCAAAAAGAATATAAAAAAGCATATAAGCAACTGATAACTGAAGATTGTTCATTTGACAAATGTAGTGGTTGTGGTATATGCAAAAATTTAGGCTACGACACCAAGAAAGTTAGGAGGGGAGATAATGCCTAA
- a CDS encoding M50 family metallopeptidase: MKLFKVKIYLNPLFLVVIILFSVTQLLAEGLILFFVVMFHEFGHIVVAKILGYDIEKVEILPVGGVAVINQPLEFNSRDEWFIALAGPFNNLIMIFICFIFKSHLNYFTVILNANLILFLFNLLPAFPLDGGRVLRAYLSNKTSLSQANKFAVLMGFFCGILLLGISIYSFFYANEYSVYLLVLSSFIIIASRKEYTRATYSSFNLSFQKKACPKRGEVSSSKVIMAHYDSLVYKVAKELNSTNTSLVIVIDDNGQIVDLITEYLVIEAVNRGMGNLTIKKLVF, translated from the coding sequence ATGAAATTATTTAAGGTTAAAATTTATTTAAACCCACTTTTTTTGGTTGTCATTATTTTGTTTTCTGTTACTCAACTTTTAGCTGAAGGTTTAATTTTATTTTTTGTGGTGATGTTTCATGAGTTTGGTCATATAGTTGTAGCAAAAATATTGGGCTATGATATTGAGAAAGTGGAAATACTGCCTGTAGGAGGGGTAGCTGTAATAAATCAACCCCTAGAATTTAACTCTAGGGATGAATGGTTTATTGCTTTAGCTGGCCCCTTTAATAATTTAATTATGATCTTTATATGCTTCATATTTAAATCACATCTAAATTATTTTACTGTTATTTTAAATGCTAACTTAATATTGTTTTTATTTAACTTACTTCCAGCTTTCCCGCTAGATGGTGGAAGAGTTTTAAGAGCTTACTTATCAAATAAAACATCATTGAGTCAAGCTAACAAATTTGCAGTTCTAATGGGATTTTTTTGTGGAATACTATTATTGGGGATTTCTATATACTCATTTTTTTATGCAAATGAATATTCAGTTTATTTATTGGTGTTAAGTTCTTTTATAATAATAGCTTCTCGAAAGGAGTACACTCGAGCAACTTATAGTTCCTTTAATCTATCCTTTCAAAAAAAGGCTTGCCCGAAACGAGGTGAGGTAAGCAGCTCAAAAGTTATTATGGCTCATTATGATTCGTTAGTTTATAAAGTGGCAAAAGAGCTAAACTCTACAAACACTTCTCTTGTCATTGTTATAGATGATAACGGCCAGATAGTGGATCTTATTACTGAATATTTAGTTATTGAAGCTGTAAATCGTGGCATGGGTAACTTGACTATAAAGAAGTTAGTTTTTTAA
- the rodA gene encoding rod shape-determining protein RodA, giving the protein MVNKNELSNFDIPLFVAMLLLSIIGIITVTSASLPYTVSSPGELIQALSEMPVNYLSRQLVWVAVGIFVIGFICFFDYRDFGRLSVLIYLVNLGLLLMVIFAGEKSMGAQRWVQISFFRLQPSEFAKIAITITLAKYISREDVKLENLADLVVPGIHVGIPMLLIFMQPDLGTSLVFSAIVFAMVFAAGLKWRYILLCLGTGIAGAVFAFFNILKPYQQQRLVVFTNPEAHYFDAGFQLIQSKIAVGAGGIADGSLWGKGIFQGAQSKLNFLPEAHTDFVFAVIAEEMGMIGAITVLFLFLFIIYRILLIAVQADTFGTYICVGVVAIMAFQLLINVGMTLSIMPVTGIPLPFITYGGSTYLSSAIGIGLVLNVGMRREKDHLF; this is encoded by the coding sequence TTGGTTAATAAAAATGAACTATCTAATTTCGACATTCCACTATTTGTTGCAATGCTTCTACTTTCAATTATAGGAATAATCACTGTTACCTCAGCTTCTCTTCCATATACCGTTAGTTCTCCTGGGGAGTTAATACAAGCATTATCGGAGATGCCTGTAAACTATCTGTCAAGACAGTTAGTTTGGGTTGCCGTAGGTATATTTGTAATAGGATTTATTTGTTTTTTTGATTATAGAGATTTTGGTAGATTATCGGTTTTAATTTACCTAGTTAACTTAGGCTTGTTACTTATGGTTATATTTGCCGGTGAAAAAAGTATGGGTGCACAGCGATGGGTACAAATTAGTTTTTTTCGTTTACAACCTTCAGAATTTGCTAAAATAGCTATTACCATAACTTTAGCAAAGTATATTTCGAGAGAAGATGTGAAACTGGAAAATTTGGCTGACTTAGTTGTTCCGGGGATACATGTTGGAATCCCTATGTTGTTAATTTTTATGCAACCTGACTTGGGCACTTCGTTAGTTTTTTCAGCTATTGTATTTGCTATGGTATTTGCAGCTGGGTTAAAATGGAGATATATCCTACTTTGTCTAGGAACTGGTATAGCTGGTGCTGTTTTTGCTTTTTTTAATATTTTAAAGCCATATCAGCAACAGAGGTTGGTAGTTTTTACTAATCCAGAAGCTCACTATTTTGACGCAGGGTTTCAGCTTATACAATCAAAGATAGCCGTTGGAGCTGGAGGAATAGCAGATGGGTCACTATGGGGAAAAGGTATATTTCAAGGTGCACAGAGTAAATTAAACTTTCTTCCTGAGGCACATACAGACTTTGTTTTTGCTGTTATAGCTGAGGAAATGGGGATGATTGGAGCTATAACTGTTTTATTTTTGTTTTTATTTATTATTTATCGGATCTTACTTATAGCTGTTCAAGCAGATACCTTTGGAACTTATATTTGTGTAGGAGTTGTGGCAATAATGGCATTTCAGCTATTAATTAATGTTGGCATGACCCTTTCAATAATGCCAGTAACAGGAATTCCACTGCCTTTTATAACGTACGGTGGCAGTACCTATCTTTCATCTGCTATAGGTATTGGCCTAGTTTTAAACGTGGGAATGCGAAGAGAAAAAGATCACTTATTTTAA
- the minE gene encoding cell division topological specificity factor MinE, with protein MNLFNRKSKKNSKSIAKDRLKFVLIHDRCKITPDTLEKIRKDMLAVLDKYLEIDTEGTEIVLKDDRSETTLEANIPILKN; from the coding sequence GTGAATTTATTTAACAGAAAAAGCAAGAAAAACTCAAAGTCAATTGCGAAAGATCGTTTAAAATTTGTGCTTATTCACGATCGTTGTAAAATTACTCCAGACACCTTAGAAAAAATAAGAAAAGATATGTTAGCAGTGCTGGATAAATACTTAGAAATTGACACTGAAGGAACTGAAATCGTGTTAAAAGATGACCGTAGCGAAACGACTTTGGAAGCAAACATTCCCATTTTAAAAAACTGA
- the minD gene encoding septum site-determining protein MinD has translation MGQTIVVTSGKGGVGKTTSTANLGTALAMLNNKVVLIDADIGLRNLDVVMGLENRIVYDIIDVAEKRCPLKKALLKDKRFNSLYLLPAAQTRDKDSLESEQMVKICSELEEEFDYILIDCPAGIEQGFKNAIAPAKQGIIVTTPEVSAVRDGDRVIGLLEASGVEKVNLLINRIKPDMVQRGDMMDISDIVDILSIDLLGVIPDEEKIIVSTNKGEPVVMDHSCRASTGYKNIAHRVMGKKVPLMPLEGESTFKKILKKMGLSS, from the coding sequence ATGGGACAAACAATTGTAGTTACTTCAGGAAAAGGTGGGGTAGGAAAAACTACCTCAACTGCTAATTTAGGTACGGCTTTAGCTATGTTAAATAACAAAGTCGTGCTGATTGATGCTGATATAGGCTTGCGTAACTTAGATGTTGTTATGGGACTGGAAAATAGGATTGTATATGATATAATCGATGTTGCTGAAAAAAGGTGTCCACTAAAGAAAGCTTTATTAAAAGACAAAAGATTTAACAGCCTTTATCTATTACCGGCTGCTCAAACAAGAGATAAGGATTCTTTAGAATCTGAACAGATGGTTAAAATTTGTAGTGAACTGGAAGAAGAATTCGATTATATTTTAATTGATTGCCCTGCTGGCATAGAGCAAGGTTTTAAAAATGCAATAGCTCCAGCTAAACAGGGTATAATTGTTACTACCCCTGAGGTTTCCGCTGTAAGGGATGGTGATAGAGTAATTGGACTTTTAGAAGCTTCAGGAGTTGAAAAAGTTAATTTACTTATAAATAGAATAAAACCCGATATGGTTCAGCGTGGTGATATGATGGATATAAGTGACATTGTTGATATTTTATCAATTGATCTTCTGGGAGTAATTCCTGACGAAGAAAAAATTATTGTTTCTACAAATAAAGGAGAACCTGTGGTTATGGACCACAGTTGTAGGGCTTCTACAGGTTATAAAAATATAGCTCATAGAGTAATGGGAAAAAAAGTTCCATTAATGCCGCTAGAAGGTGAAAGTACTTTTAAGAAAATCCTTAAAAAAATGGGCTTATCAAGTTAA
- a CDS encoding septum site-determining protein MinC, whose product MKITSFNVKGKNNTVKITLTGKNTNDFWSELEDYIRQNEKFFRDSSFLIDGLPIDFDDSPKKYIEDTYGLSIRLNGGTTNQMQNYLTSSNTTYYHLKTIRSGQRFFYAGDVVVMGNVNSGGEILASGSITITKSVGGLVHAGYNGNKKSFIVAEKLMSPQLRIGDYVSNGDIISERAFISINNEEMVISGFEDANMKGD is encoded by the coding sequence ATGAAAATTACTAGTTTTAATGTAAAAGGCAAAAACAATACTGTCAAAATCACTTTAACGGGGAAAAATACCAACGATTTTTGGAGTGAACTAGAGGACTATATAAGACAAAATGAAAAATTTTTTAGAGACTCTTCTTTTCTCATAGATGGTCTGCCAATAGATTTTGACGATAGTCCTAAAAAATATATAGAAGATACATACGGACTATCTATACGGTTAAACGGAGGTACAACCAATCAGATGCAGAACTACCTTACATCTTCTAATACTACATATTATCACCTAAAAACTATTAGATCAGGACAGCGTTTTTTTTATGCAGGAGATGTGGTTGTTATGGGTAATGTTAATAGTGGGGGTGAAATATTAGCTTCTGGTAGTATAACAATAACTAAAAGTGTGGGGGGGCTGGTGCATGCAGGATATAATGGCAATAAAAAATCCTTTATCGTTGCAGAAAAGCTGATGTCTCCACAGTTAAGAATAGGTGATTACGTCTCTAACGGTGATATAATTTCTGAAAGAGCTTTTATTTCAATAAACAATGAGGAAATGGTTATATCAGGATTTGAAGATGCAAATATGAAAGGGGATTGA
- a CDS encoding peptidoglycan D,D-transpeptidase FtsI family protein — protein sequence MAEVKSSRINGIMLGSCIIVAILIIRLAFLQVIQAEELSARADRNSQRFIYEPAPRGLILTADGEVVANSKPSYDVRINFINPEEQDKAFDFLSNFFDWDDDTEKRNRERLDTHKRFHEPVELEGARNIQDQETLFALEEEIWKYPAIEIVANPERNYPQVDMFPQLLGGIKSDGLPRGIELDEETQTFTNSKNTLEAYWNDDLTGEKGYTLWEVDGNSRPINVVERQEAIPGNNLVLTIDSELQKNTQKALEEVIIKEQEYQLNDNNNYGVMRNGAAVVMDVKTGEVLSIASYPTFDANRLNREYNQLTMEFRELDEELNKKGTGGAPTTNWEVFRPLRWNRGIGSTAKMLTSIAGLEEGVITPSTTYLDRGVYNPQDEPGRPSISNFNNRAFGRVNLYEAMTVSSNAYFLWVTEQLAGNFRDQMEILGHYSSLMGLGEGSDLIGVRDEPGTVFDPNNQSALSFTIGAHSTTRFNLMEMANYIAMIANEGVQYRPRLVQKITDTEGNVLEEFEKEVLREVSEDEISTDTFQAIKESMKGVTKYGYHGNRNGTSAAFFHHMDIDVAGKTGTSHVGTAYSHAWWTGFAPYDDPEIAVIVMLEHGRSSTNASQVASMIIEDYFFGDEEDLEDLDRDENDED from the coding sequence ATGGCGGAAGTAAAGTCAAGTAGAATTAACGGTATTATGTTGGGAAGCTGTATCATTGTTGCGATATTAATTATTCGTTTGGCTTTTTTACAAGTAATTCAAGCGGAAGAATTAAGTGCAAGAGCAGATAGGAATAGTCAAAGATTTATATATGAGCCTGCTCCTAGGGGTCTTATTTTAACAGCAGATGGTGAGGTGGTTGCTAATAGTAAGCCTAGCTATGATGTTCGAATTAATTTTATTAACCCTGAAGAGCAAGATAAAGCATTTGATTTTTTAAGTAATTTTTTCGATTGGGATGATGACACTGAAAAGAGAAATAGAGAAAGGTTAGACACTCACAAACGATTTCACGAGCCAGTAGAATTAGAGGGTGCCAGAAACATTCAAGATCAGGAAACGCTATTTGCTTTAGAAGAAGAAATATGGAAATATCCTGCCATCGAAATAGTAGCTAATCCAGAAAGGAATTACCCTCAGGTTGATATGTTTCCACAGCTTCTAGGTGGAATCAAAAGTGATGGGTTGCCTAGAGGTATTGAATTAGACGAAGAAACTCAAACTTTTACAAATAGCAAAAACACTTTGGAAGCTTACTGGAATGATGACCTGACCGGGGAAAAAGGGTATACTCTTTGGGAGGTTGATGGAAATAGTAGGCCGATAAACGTTGTAGAGAGGCAAGAAGCAATTCCTGGCAATAATCTTGTTTTAACTATTGATTCTGAGTTACAAAAAAACACTCAAAAAGCCTTAGAAGAGGTAATAATAAAAGAGCAGGAATATCAATTAAATGATAACAACAACTATGGGGTTATGAGAAACGGAGCGGCAGTTGTAATGGATGTTAAAACAGGGGAAGTGTTAAGTATAGCTTCTTACCCTACTTTTGATGCAAACAGATTGAACCGGGAATATAATCAATTAACCATGGAATTCCGAGAACTTGACGAAGAATTAAATAAAAAAGGGACTGGTGGTGCACCAACTACCAATTGGGAAGTTTTTAGGCCTTTGCGTTGGAATCGTGGAATTGGATCAACTGCTAAAATGTTAACATCGATTGCAGGTTTGGAAGAAGGAGTTATTACACCATCTACTACTTATTTAGATAGAGGTGTATACAACCCTCAAGATGAGCCCGGCCGTCCCTCAATTTCAAACTTTAACAACAGAGCTTTTGGCAGGGTGAATCTCTATGAGGCGATGACTGTTTCATCAAATGCATATTTTCTATGGGTCACCGAACAATTGGCAGGAAACTTTCGCGACCAGATGGAAATTTTAGGCCATTACTCTTCACTTATGGGTTTGGGAGAAGGTTCTGACTTAATTGGAGTTAGGGATGAGCCAGGTACTGTTTTTGATCCTAACAACCAAAGTGCGTTAAGTTTTACTATAGGTGCTCACAGTACAACAAGGTTTAACCTTATGGAAATGGCCAATTATATTGCAATGATAGCTAACGAAGGTGTACAGTATCGTCCTCGCTTAGTACAGAAAATAACAGATACTGAAGGAAATGTTTTAGAAGAATTCGAGAAAGAAGTTTTACGAGAGGTTTCAGAAGATGAAATTTCCACAGATACCTTTCAAGCTATAAAGGAATCAATGAAAGGTGTTACTAAATACGGTTATCATGGAAATAGAAATGGAACAAGTGCCGCGTTTTTTCATCACATGGATATTGATGTAGCTGGGAAAACTGGTACTTCTCATGTTGGTACTGCGTATTCTCATGCTTGGTGGACGGGGTTTGCACCATATGATGACCCAGAAATAGCGGTGATTGTAATGCTGGAGCACGGTAGAAGCTCAACGAATGCTTCACAAGTTGCTAGCATGATAATTGAAGATTACTTTTTTGGTGACGAAGAAGATTTAGAAGACTTAGACCGAGATGAGAATGATGAAGATTAG